From Microlunatus capsulatus, a single genomic window includes:
- a CDS encoding aminotransferase class I/II-fold pyridoxal phosphate-dependent enzyme: MTTAVRVARKRLDLTAADLARGLAACLRPHDRAAVEARLAAAWTPSASVVATLSARSGLDLLLAAVDWPAGSEVLLSAVTIPHLPVLVRAHGYVPVVVDVDPATLRLDPDALARALTPRTRALLHAQLLGAADDLADLAAVARRHGLLLVEDRAEAYDGRDRALGPHADVVLHSFGTIKTLTCLGGGVLLVRDPVLRDAMRRRQQDWPLQRTRSHAARLLRGAAMAVIGHPAVYPHFVRLASVRGGDHDAVVRRLSRGYADADLLGQLRRRPSAALLALLAHRLGHDDGARVRQRARAGERLRTALGPHVRVLGGSAGRRTHWLFAVVADDPDALVAAGRAAGFDLTRGSSTLVALDPACAAAREAMAGVVYLPADRGMSDAQLDRLAAVVSAATPHPPAQRGRSSTAVAPSAPVTLPAQPRPVKVSVGSGPSAPAVTVKPAAGRARRR, translated from the coding sequence ATGACCACGGCGGTGCGCGTCGCGCGGAAGCGGCTGGACCTGACGGCGGCCGACCTGGCCCGCGGGCTGGCGGCGTGCCTGCGCCCCCACGACCGGGCCGCGGTGGAGGCCCGGCTGGCCGCGGCCTGGACGCCGTCGGCGTCGGTCGTCGCCACCCTCTCCGCGCGCAGCGGGCTGGACCTGCTGCTGGCCGCGGTCGACTGGCCGGCCGGCTCGGAGGTGCTGCTGTCGGCCGTCACCATCCCGCACCTGCCGGTGCTGGTCCGCGCCCACGGCTACGTGCCCGTGGTCGTCGACGTCGACCCGGCGACGCTCCGGCTGGACCCGGACGCGCTCGCCCGGGCCCTCACCCCCCGCACCCGCGCCCTGCTGCACGCCCAGCTGCTGGGCGCCGCCGACGACCTCGCCGACCTCGCGGCCGTGGCCCGGCGGCACGGCCTGCTGCTGGTCGAGGACCGCGCCGAGGCCTACGACGGGCGCGACCGCGCCCTGGGCCCGCACGCCGACGTCGTCCTGCACAGCTTCGGCACCATCAAGACCCTCACCTGCCTCGGCGGCGGCGTCCTGCTGGTGCGCGACCCCGTCCTCCGCGACGCGATGCGGCGCCGGCAGCAGGACTGGCCGCTGCAGCGGACCCGGAGCCACGCGGCGCGGCTGCTGCGGGGGGCCGCGATGGCGGTCATCGGCCACCCGGCCGTCTACCCGCACTTCGTCCGGCTGGCGTCGGTCCGCGGGGGCGACCACGACGCCGTCGTCCGCCGGCTCAGCCGCGGCTACGCCGACGCCGACCTGCTCGGCCAGCTGCGCCGGCGCCCGAGCGCCGCCCTGCTGGCCCTGCTCGCCCACCGCCTCGGGCACGACGACGGGGCCCGGGTCCGGCAGCGGGCGCGGGCGGGCGAGCGCCTCCGCACCGCGCTGGGCCCGCACGTGCGCGTCCTCGGCGGCAGCGCCGGGCGGCGGACGCACTGGCTGTTCGCCGTCGTCGCCGACGACCCGGACGCCCTCGTCGCCGCCGGCCGGGCCGCCGGCTTCGACCTGACCCGTGGCTCCTCGACCCTCGTCGCCCTGGACCCGGCCTGCGCCGCGGCCCGGGAGGCGATGGCCGGCGTCGTCTACCTGCCCGCCGACCGGGGGATGTCCGACGCCCAGCTGGACCGGCTCGCCGCCGTGGTGAGCGCGGCCACGCCGCACCCGCCCGCTCAGCGGGGGCGGAGCAGCACCGCCGTCGCCCCGTCGGCCCCGGTGACGCTGCCCGCCCAGCCGCGGCCGGTGAAGGTCAGCGTCGGGTCCGGTCCTTCGGCGCCGGCCGTCACGGTGAAGCCGGCGGCGGGCAGGGCGCGGCGCAGGTAG
- a CDS encoding decaprenyl-phosphate phosphoribosyltransferase produces MTTETSPLALRTSKVPAAIRAMRPRQWVKNVLVLTAPLAGGRILEPEVLRGCLLAFVSFCLISATVYLVNDVRDVEEDRLHPRKRFRPVAAGELSPSTALLLAAVTGVLGFALGFWTSGALGLTLAVYLVVQVLYSAFLKHLPVVDLAVVASGFLLRAIAGGVATGTALSQWFLLVAAFGSFFMIAGKRYSELKSVGAEAGTRRSLTRYSESYLRFAWMLAAVMVLISYSLWAFDNGGDGALGLPWTAISIAPFTLGLLQYALEVDTGNAGEPEDVVLHDHVLQGIGLVWLVTISLAVF; encoded by the coding sequence GTGACGACCGAGACCTCCCCGCTCGCCCTCCGGACCAGCAAGGTCCCCGCGGCGATCCGGGCCATGCGGCCCCGGCAGTGGGTGAAGAACGTCCTGGTGCTCACCGCACCGCTGGCCGGCGGCCGGATCCTGGAGCCCGAGGTGCTGCGCGGCTGCCTGCTGGCCTTCGTCTCGTTCTGCCTGATCAGCGCGACCGTCTACCTGGTCAACGACGTCCGCGACGTCGAGGAGGACCGGTTGCACCCGCGCAAGCGGTTCCGGCCGGTCGCCGCCGGCGAGCTGAGCCCCTCCACCGCGCTGCTGCTCGCCGCCGTCACGGGCGTGCTCGGCTTCGCCCTCGGCTTCTGGACCTCCGGCGCCCTGGGCCTGACGCTGGCGGTCTACCTCGTCGTCCAGGTGCTGTACTCGGCCTTCCTCAAGCACCTGCCGGTCGTCGACCTGGCCGTGGTGGCCAGCGGCTTCCTGCTGCGCGCCATCGCGGGCGGCGTGGCCACCGGGACCGCGCTCAGCCAGTGGTTCCTGCTGGTGGCGGCGTTCGGCTCGTTCTTCATGATCGCCGGCAAGCGCTACTCCGAGCTGAAGTCGGTGGGGGCCGAGGCCGGCACCCGGCGCAGCCTCACCCGCTACTCGGAGTCCTACCTGCGCTTCGCCTGGATGCTCGCCGCGGTGATGGTGCTCATCTCCTACAGCCTGTGGGCCTTCGACAACGGGGGCGACGGCGCGCTCGGGCTACCCTGGACGGCCATCTCCATCGCGCCGTTCACGCTGGGTCTGCTGCAGTACGCGCTGGAGGTGGACACCGGCAACGCCGGTGAGCCCGAAGACGTCGTCCTGCACGACCACGTACTACAAGGAATCGGACTGGTGTGGCTCGTGACGATCTCTCTCGCGGTCTTCTGA
- a CDS encoding FAD-binding oxidoreductase: MTVLPAFPTGFDGEGTTPTGPLAAGTAPVPRPRLTEVHGWGRTAPARTRLTPVGSAGDVLAALSAAGDRGVTARGLGRSYGDAAQNTGGVTLDLTTLDQILAVDAASEPATVTVQAGVSLDQLMRALLPFGLWVPVLPGTRQVTVGGAVAADVHGKNHHTQGSFGNHVLSLDLLTPDGEVRTLTPGDDEAGRLFWATVGGMGLTGIILSATVAVQRTETAYFSVDTDRCSDIDDLMAKMSEGDDAYTYSVAWFDAVTRGKHMGRAVLTRGDKTPLADLDAKKRRDPLRFVAPSFGTIPEVFPNRMVNRLTAAAFSEFWYRKAPAHRTGELQNITQFFHPLDIVSEWNRVYGSHGFLQYQFVVPFTEAEAFRRCFEMIVTSGHLSCLNVLKRFGPGNAAPLSFPMPGWTLTVDLPIEPGLDRLCDALDQEVIGAGGRVYLAKDSRLGAETFRAMYPRLDDFLAVRRDVDPAGVLSSDLARRLHL; encoded by the coding sequence ATGACCGTCCTCCCCGCCTTCCCCACCGGCTTCGACGGCGAGGGCACCACCCCGACCGGCCCGCTGGCCGCCGGGACCGCCCCCGTCCCCCGGCCCCGGCTGACCGAGGTGCACGGCTGGGGCCGGACGGCACCCGCGCGCACCCGGCTGACCCCGGTCGGCTCGGCCGGCGACGTGCTGGCCGCCCTGAGCGCCGCCGGCGACCGCGGCGTGACCGCGCGCGGCCTGGGCCGCAGCTACGGCGACGCGGCCCAGAACACCGGGGGCGTCACCCTGGACCTGACCACGCTGGACCAGATCCTCGCCGTCGACGCCGCGTCGGAGCCCGCGACCGTGACGGTGCAGGCCGGCGTCAGCCTCGACCAGCTGATGCGGGCGCTGCTGCCGTTCGGGCTGTGGGTCCCCGTGCTGCCCGGCACCCGCCAGGTGACGGTCGGCGGGGCGGTCGCCGCCGACGTGCACGGCAAGAACCACCACACCCAGGGCAGCTTCGGCAACCACGTCCTGTCCCTCGACCTGCTGACGCCCGATGGCGAGGTGCGCACGCTGACCCCCGGCGACGACGAGGCCGGCCGGCTGTTCTGGGCCACCGTCGGCGGGATGGGGCTGACCGGCATCATCCTCAGCGCCACCGTGGCCGTGCAGCGCACCGAGACCGCCTACTTCAGCGTCGACACCGACCGCTGCAGCGACATCGACGACCTGATGGCGAAGATGAGCGAGGGCGACGACGCCTACACCTACTCGGTGGCCTGGTTCGACGCCGTCACCCGCGGCAAGCACATGGGCCGCGCCGTCCTGACCCGCGGCGACAAGACCCCGCTGGCCGACCTCGACGCCAAGAAGCGCCGCGACCCGCTGCGGTTCGTGGCCCCCTCGTTCGGCACCATCCCCGAGGTCTTCCCCAACCGGATGGTCAACCGGCTGACGGCCGCGGCCTTCAGCGAGTTCTGGTACCGCAAGGCCCCGGCCCACCGCACCGGCGAGCTGCAGAACATCACCCAGTTCTTCCACCCGCTGGACATCGTGTCGGAGTGGAACCGGGTCTACGGCTCGCACGGCTTCCTGCAGTACCAGTTCGTCGTGCCCTTCACCGAGGCCGAGGCGTTCCGCCGCTGCTTCGAGATGATCGTCACCTCGGGCCACCTGTCCTGCCTCAACGTCCTCAAGCGCTTCGGCCCGGGCAACGCCGCGCCGCTGTCCTTCCCGATGCCGGGCTGGACGCTGACCGTGGACCTGCCGATCGAGCCGGGCCTCGACCGGCTGTGCGACGCCCTCGACCAGGAGGTGATCGGCGCCGGCGGACGGGTGTACCTGGCCAAGGACTCCCGGCTGGGCGCCGAGACCTTCCGCGCGATGTACCCCCGGCTCGACGACTTCCTCGCCGTCCGCCGCGACGTCGACCCGGCCGGCGTGCTCAGCTCCGACCTCGCCCGCCGCCTCCACCTCTGA
- a CDS encoding decaprenylphospho-beta-D-erythro-pentofuranosid-2-ulose 2-reductase, with amino-acid sequence MINALGTPQSLLLLGGTSDIALAVARRYAGRGAGLRVVLAARPGERRSAAAAELGALGCAVEEVDLDARDHASHAATVDAAFAGGDVDVAVLAFGLLGDPETDWTDPELALELAEVNFAAPVHLGVLLGNRMRAQAHGRIVALSSVAGERVRRSNFVYGSTKAGFDGFFLGLGEALREHGVHVLVVRPGFVRTKMTEGLSEAPLAVTADDVADAVLAGVQDQRDLVWVPKPMRFVMSGLRHVPRPLFRKLPL; translated from the coding sequence ATGATCAACGCCCTTGGCACCCCCCAGTCCCTGCTGCTGCTCGGCGGCACGTCCGACATCGCGCTGGCCGTGGCCCGGCGCTACGCCGGTCGCGGCGCCGGCCTGCGGGTGGTGCTGGCGGCCCGGCCGGGCGAGCGGCGCAGCGCCGCGGCCGCCGAGCTGGGCGCGCTCGGCTGCGCGGTCGAGGAGGTGGACCTGGACGCCCGGGACCACGCCTCGCACGCGGCGACCGTCGATGCCGCGTTCGCCGGTGGTGACGTCGACGTCGCGGTGCTGGCCTTCGGCCTGCTCGGCGACCCGGAGACCGACTGGACCGATCCCGAGCTCGCCCTCGAGCTGGCCGAGGTCAACTTCGCCGCCCCCGTGCACCTCGGCGTGCTGCTGGGGAACAGGATGCGCGCCCAGGCCCACGGGCGGATCGTCGCCCTCTCGAGCGTGGCCGGCGAGCGGGTGCGCCGCTCCAACTTCGTCTACGGCTCCACCAAGGCCGGCTTCGACGGCTTCTTCCTCGGCCTCGGCGAGGCGCTGCGGGAGCACGGCGTCCACGTCCTCGTCGTCCGCCCCGGGTTCGTCCGCACCAAGATGACCGAGGGCCTGTCCGAGGCCCCGCTGGCCGTCACCGCCGACGACGTCGCCGACGCCGTCCTCGCCGGGGTGCAGGACCAGCGCGACCTCGTCTGGGTGCCCAAGCCCATGCGCTTCGTGATGAGCGGGCTGCGGCACGTGCCGCGCCCGCTGTTCCGCAAGCTCCCCCTCTGA
- a CDS encoding DinB family protein: MADLDPVTPDEKDWTWTLTRRCEDCGLAAGEVDPGTVAERAFVAAEEWVQILQSHPAVEARPAPRVWSPLEYGCHVRDVYRIADARIASMLAEDAPRFPNWDQDETAVLERYADADPEGVAAELEDAAQVLVARLQGVAPADRARTGLRSDGAEFTVASLSQYVLHDVVHHLWDVTGQQDGAASLLE, encoded by the coding sequence GTGGCCGACCTGGACCCGGTGACCCCGGACGAGAAGGACTGGACCTGGACGCTGACCCGGCGCTGCGAGGACTGCGGTCTCGCCGCCGGTGAGGTCGACCCGGGCACCGTCGCCGAGCGGGCCTTCGTCGCGGCGGAGGAGTGGGTGCAGATCCTGCAGTCGCACCCGGCCGTGGAGGCGCGGCCCGCGCCGCGGGTCTGGTCGCCGCTGGAGTACGGCTGCCACGTCCGCGACGTCTACCGGATCGCCGACGCGCGGATCGCCTCGATGCTCGCCGAGGACGCCCCCCGCTTCCCGAACTGGGACCAGGACGAGACGGCGGTGCTGGAGCGCTACGCCGACGCCGACCCCGAGGGGGTGGCCGCCGAGCTGGAGGACGCCGCGCAGGTCCTCGTCGCCCGCCTCCAGGGCGTCGCGCCGGCCGACCGCGCGCGGACCGGGCTCCGCTCCGACGGGGCCGAGTTCACCGTCGCCAGCCTGTCGCAGTACGTCCTGCACGACGTCGTCCACCACCTCTGGGACGTCACCGGGCAGCAGGACGGGGCGGCCTCGCTCCTCGAATGA
- a CDS encoding DUF1304 domain-containing protein produces MIVAAAVAAVLAALLHGYIFVLESLRWEDPRTRRVFGTTAETAAVTRSLAFNQGFYNLFLAVVTLVGVLLLGPVPDAGVALVAAGTGSMLAAALVLLLSDRSKARAALTQGVLPALALVVLVVGLLV; encoded by the coding sequence ATGATCGTCGCCGCCGCGGTCGCGGCCGTCCTCGCCGCCCTGCTGCACGGCTACATCTTCGTGCTGGAGTCGCTGCGCTGGGAGGACCCGCGGACGCGCCGGGTCTTCGGCACGACGGCGGAGACGGCCGCCGTCACCCGGTCGCTCGCCTTCAACCAGGGCTTCTACAACCTCTTCCTGGCCGTGGTGACGCTGGTCGGGGTGCTGCTGCTGGGTCCCGTCCCCGACGCCGGGGTGGCGCTGGTGGCCGCCGGGACCGGCTCGATGCTGGCCGCGGCACTGGTCCTGCTGCTGTCCGACCGCAGCAAGGCCCGGGCGGCGCTGACCCAGGGAGTGCTGCCCGCGCTGGCCCTGGTCGTGCTGGTCGTCGGGCTGCTGGTCTGA
- a CDS encoding LamB/YcsF family protein, with translation MATSAGTRVDLNADLGESYGRWTLGDDAALLSVVTSANVACGFHAGDPLTLQRTCAAAVAAGVTIGAQVGYPDLAGFGRRFLDMAPDDLTAAVLYQLGALDGLARVAGGRVAYLKPHGALYNATVDHEGQARAVVDAVAAYDPTLPVLGLPGSALLRLAGEAGLRGVGEHFLDRAYTDDGRLVDRRLPGALLHDPDEAAERAVAVAREGRLGSLCTHGDSPGAVAMARTVRAALAAAGIAVAPFVAPAGG, from the coding sequence GTGGCCACCTCCGCCGGCACCCGCGTCGACCTCAACGCCGACCTCGGCGAGTCCTACGGGCGCTGGACCCTGGGCGACGACGCCGCCCTGCTGAGCGTGGTGACCAGCGCGAACGTCGCCTGCGGGTTCCACGCCGGCGACCCGCTGACGCTGCAGCGCACGTGCGCGGCCGCCGTCGCCGCCGGGGTGACGATCGGCGCCCAGGTGGGCTACCCCGACCTCGCGGGCTTCGGCCGGCGCTTCCTCGACATGGCGCCCGACGACCTCACCGCGGCCGTGCTCTACCAGCTCGGCGCCCTCGACGGCCTCGCCCGGGTGGCGGGCGGCCGGGTGGCCTACCTCAAGCCGCACGGCGCCCTCTACAACGCCACCGTCGACCACGAGGGCCAGGCCCGCGCCGTCGTCGACGCCGTCGCCGCCTACGACCCGACCCTGCCGGTGCTGGGGCTGCCGGGCTCGGCCCTGCTCCGGCTGGCCGGCGAGGCCGGGCTGCGGGGCGTCGGCGAGCACTTCCTCGACCGCGCCTACACCGACGACGGCCGCCTCGTCGACCGCCGGCTCCCCGGCGCCCTGCTGCACGACCCGGACGAGGCCGCCGAGCGCGCCGTCGCCGTCGCCCGCGAGGGCCGGCTGGGCTCGCTCTGCACCCACGGCGACTCCCCCGGCGCCGTCGCGATGGCCAGGACGGTGCGGGCGGCGCTGGCCGCGGCCGGGATCGCCGTCGCCCCGTTCGTCGCGCCCGCCGGCGGCTGA
- a CDS encoding 5-oxoprolinase subunit B family protein — translation MARRLLGYGDDAVLLECADLADAVGLAPRVRAAVPAVVEVVPGARTLLLRLAAPLTADARELLLTLPAAPTGTASGPLVTLPVVYDGEDLDEVGALTGLGADGVVAAHTGQTWTVGFCGFAPGFGYLVGPDERLRVPRRPTPRTRVPAGAVGLAGPFSGVYPRPGPGGWQLLGRTATTLWDLEAHPPALLQPGTRVRFEVA, via the coding sequence GTGGCCCGCCGGCTGCTCGGCTACGGCGACGACGCCGTCCTGCTGGAGTGCGCCGACCTCGCCGACGCCGTCGGGCTGGCCCCGCGGGTGCGGGCGGCGGTGCCCGCGGTGGTCGAGGTCGTGCCCGGGGCCCGCACCCTGCTGCTGCGGCTGGCCGCGCCGCTCACCGCCGACGCCCGCGAGCTCCTGCTCACCCTGCCGGCCGCGCCGACGGGCACGGCGTCGGGACCGCTCGTCACCCTGCCCGTGGTCTACGACGGCGAGGACCTCGACGAGGTGGGGGCGCTCACCGGCCTCGGCGCCGACGGGGTGGTCGCCGCGCACACCGGCCAGACCTGGACGGTCGGCTTCTGCGGGTTCGCGCCCGGGTTCGGCTACCTCGTCGGCCCCGACGAACGGCTCCGGGTGCCCCGCCGGCCGACGCCGCGGACACGCGTCCCAGCGGGCGCGGTCGGGCTGGCCGGGCCGTTTTCCGGGGTCTACCCGCGCCCCGGGCCGGGCGGCTGGCAGCTGCTCGGCCGGACGGCGACCACCCTCTGGGACCTCGAGGCTCACCCCCCGGCCCTGCTGCAGCCCGGCACCCGGGTCCGGTTCGAGGTCGCGTGA
- a CDS encoding biotin-dependent carboxyltransferase family protein, with amino-acid sequence MSGALVVEAPGPLTLVQDLGRPGLAHLGVSPSGAADRAAHRLANRLVGEEEGAATLEVTLGGLVVRATATLFVAVTGAPTTVRVDGTPTASHTTVVLRAGARLHVERPARGLRSYLAVRGGFVVAPVLGSRSRDVLAGLGPAPLAVGDVLAVGDPTRPLPDADRAPAPAPVTVLDVRPGPRRDWFTGDAWSTLLGTVWAVTADVDRVAVRLSGPALTRAVTDELPSEGLVRGAVQVPASGQPLLFGADHPVTGGYPVLAVLTPAAADAAAQLRPGDAVRLAG; translated from the coding sequence GTGAGCGGCGCGCTGGTCGTGGAGGCCCCGGGCCCGCTGACCCTCGTGCAGGACCTCGGCCGGCCGGGGCTGGCCCACCTCGGGGTCTCCCCGTCCGGCGCCGCGGACCGGGCGGCGCACCGGCTGGCCAACCGGCTGGTCGGTGAGGAGGAGGGTGCGGCGACGCTGGAGGTCACCCTCGGCGGGCTGGTCGTCCGGGCGACGGCGACGCTGTTCGTGGCCGTCACCGGCGCGCCGACGACGGTGCGGGTGGACGGCACCCCGACGGCCTCGCACACCACCGTCGTCCTCCGCGCCGGCGCCCGGCTGCACGTGGAGCGGCCGGCGCGCGGCCTGCGCAGCTACCTGGCCGTCCGCGGCGGGTTCGTCGTCGCCCCGGTGCTGGGCAGCCGGAGCCGCGACGTGCTCGCCGGCCTGGGCCCCGCCCCGCTCGCCGTCGGCGACGTGCTGGCCGTGGGCGACCCGACCCGACCGCTGCCCGACGCCGACCGGGCCCCCGCCCCGGCGCCGGTGACCGTGCTCGACGTCCGACCGGGACCGCGCCGCGACTGGTTCACCGGCGACGCCTGGTCGACGCTGCTGGGCACCGTCTGGGCCGTCACCGCCGACGTCGACCGGGTCGCCGTCCGGCTGTCCGGCCCGGCGCTGACCCGTGCGGTGACCGACGAGCTGCCCTCCGAGGGCCTCGTCCGCGGGGCGGTCCAGGTGCCGGCGTCGGGCCAGCCGCTGCTCTTCGGCGCCGACCACCCGGTGACCGGCGGCTACCCCGTGCTGGCGGTGCTGACGCCCGCGGCCGCGGACGCCGCCGCCCAGCTCCGGCCCGGCGACGCGGTCCGCCTCGCCGGCTGA
- a CDS encoding acetyl/propionyl/methylcrotonyl-CoA carboxylase subunit alpha produces MGIRKVLIANRGEIAVRVIRAAKDAGLGSVAVYADADRDSLFAGLADEAYALDGDTPAQTYLDVAKILDVAARSGADAVHPGYGFLAENADFARAVSDAGLVWIGPPPSAIEDLGDKVAARHIAQRVGAPLVPGTADPVADASEVIAFAEEHGLPIAIKAAFGGGGRGLKVAREMGEIAELFESATREAVTAFGRGECFVERYLDRPRHVETQCLADAHGSVVVVSTRDCSLQRRHQKLVEEAPAPFLTDDQRARLVSASKAILREAGYVGAGTCEFLVGQDGTISFLEVNTRLQVEHPVSEEVTGLDLVREMFRIADGEELGYDDPEVRGHSIEFRINAEDAGRNFMPAPGTLTAWRAPSGPGVRVDEGYLAGMTVPGAFDSLVAKVVVTGRDRAEALARSRRALAELVVEGMPTVVPFHRAVLDDPAFTAADGVFGVHTRWIETEFTGAIEPWAGTAGSAEPAERTRVVVEVGGKRLEVVVPAGLGAGTGAAPAAGGRKPTRRSGGAAAAKAPSGNALTSPMQGTIVKVAVAEGDAVASGDLVVVLEAMKMEQPLTAHRSGVVARLTAEVGATVTSGSTLCDIVDA; encoded by the coding sequence GTGGGAATTCGCAAGGTGCTCATCGCCAACCGTGGCGAGATCGCCGTCCGCGTCATCCGGGCCGCGAAGGACGCCGGCCTGGGCAGCGTGGCCGTCTACGCCGACGCCGACCGCGACAGCCTCTTCGCCGGCCTCGCCGACGAGGCCTACGCGCTGGACGGGGACACCCCCGCGCAGACCTACCTCGACGTCGCCAAGATCCTCGACGTCGCCGCCCGCAGCGGCGCCGACGCCGTGCACCCGGGCTACGGCTTCCTGGCCGAGAACGCCGACTTCGCCCGCGCCGTCAGCGACGCCGGCCTGGTCTGGATCGGCCCGCCGCCCTCGGCCATCGAGGACCTCGGCGACAAGGTCGCCGCCCGCCACATCGCCCAGCGCGTGGGCGCCCCGCTGGTGCCCGGCACCGCCGACCCGGTCGCCGACGCCTCCGAGGTCATCGCCTTCGCCGAGGAGCACGGCCTGCCCATCGCCATCAAGGCCGCGTTCGGCGGCGGCGGCCGCGGGCTCAAGGTGGCCCGCGAGATGGGCGAGATCGCCGAGCTGTTCGAGTCCGCGACGCGGGAGGCCGTCACCGCCTTCGGCCGCGGCGAGTGCTTCGTCGAGCGCTACCTCGACCGCCCCCGGCACGTCGAGACCCAGTGCCTGGCCGACGCCCACGGCAGCGTCGTCGTCGTGTCCACCCGCGACTGCTCGCTGCAGCGCCGCCACCAGAAGCTGGTCGAGGAGGCGCCCGCGCCCTTCCTCACCGACGACCAGCGCGCCCGGCTCGTCAGCGCCTCCAAGGCGATCCTGCGCGAGGCCGGCTACGTCGGCGCCGGCACCTGCGAGTTCCTCGTCGGCCAGGACGGCACCATCTCCTTCCTCGAGGTCAACACCCGGCTGCAGGTCGAGCACCCCGTCTCGGAGGAGGTGACCGGCTTGGACCTCGTCCGCGAGATGTTCCGGATCGCCGACGGCGAGGAGCTCGGCTACGACGACCCGGAGGTCCGCGGCCACTCCATCGAGTTCCGCATCAACGCCGAGGACGCGGGCCGGAACTTCATGCCCGCCCCCGGCACGCTGACCGCCTGGCGCGCGCCGTCCGGCCCCGGCGTCCGCGTCGACGAGGGCTACCTGGCCGGGATGACCGTGCCCGGCGCCTTCGACTCCCTGGTGGCCAAGGTCGTCGTCACCGGCCGCGACCGGGCCGAGGCGCTGGCCCGCTCCCGCCGCGCCCTGGCCGAGCTGGTCGTCGAGGGCATGCCGACCGTCGTGCCCTTCCACCGCGCCGTCCTCGACGACCCGGCCTTCACCGCCGCCGACGGCGTCTTCGGGGTGCACACCCGCTGGATCGAGACCGAGTTCACCGGCGCGATCGAGCCCTGGGCGGGCACCGCCGGCAGCGCCGAGCCGGCCGAGCGCACCCGGGTCGTCGTCGAGGTCGGCGGCAAGCGGCTGGAGGTCGTCGTGCCCGCCGGCCTCGGGGCGGGCACCGGCGCTGCCCCGGCCGCGGGGGGCCGCAAGCCCACCCGGCGCAGCGGGGGTGCGGCCGCGGCGAAGGCGCCGTCGGGCAACGCCCTCACCTCCCCGATGCAGGGCACCATCGTCAAGGTCGCCGTCGCCGAGGGCGACGCCGTGGCCAGCGGCGACCTCGTCGTCGTCCTCGAGGCGATGAAGATGGAGCAGCCGCTGACCGCGCACCGCAGCGGGGTCGTCGCCCGGCTCACCGCCGAGGTCGGGGCCACGGTCACCAGCGGCTCCACCCTCTGCGACATCGTCGACGCCTGA